In Fodinibius salicampi, the sequence AATATCTGAGGTTCGAAAAACGTTTTACCTTGTTCAAATACTTTTTGAGGATATTGGAGATCTGCCGACAGGAAAAGATCATAGGGAGCGCCGTGTAGAATTTGGGTTGCAAGAACACCGGAAGATGCACTAATGAGTTCAACGTCAATTTCGTATTGGTCTTCGAATGCTGCTGTGACTTCTTCCAGGGGGACTTTAAGGCTGCTGGCTACGGCAACAGTTAACTTACCGGAATGCTTTGGAACAGATCCTAAATAGCTACCTACTAAAAGCAGACAGGCCAAGAGTGCCAAATTTATTCGGTGTATTGATATCATTGACAGGAATTTATTTGATAGATGTGGAAGTCATACTACTCTATTATCCACCAATTACCGACATGGACTCTTGGAGTTTTTCTTTTCTTCTCTTTTCAGCCTCAAACCCATCTTTGGGCCGCTGTTTAAAGGTATGTTTGAAGAGATTACTGATTTCTTCGTCACTGGCTCCATCCCGGAGAATATCCTTGATGTTAAGAACACCACTATCATAGAGACAGGTTTTAAGGGTGCCTTGGGAATCGATGCGTATTCGATTACAAGTCCCGCAAAATGTACGGCTATAAGCCGCGATAATACCTAGTTTTCCCCTGTAGTTGGGAACCTTGTAGTTGGTGGAGGTAGAGTGGGGGCCAGAGGATATCGTTTTTAAATTGGGATATTCATCTTTGAGATGATTCAGGATTTTGTCGTATGTCCAGGTAAGTTTCGAGCCATTCCCGCCTTTTCCATTAAAGGGCATTTCTTCAATAAACCGTACCGACAGGTCATATTGCTGCGTAAGTTCGGCCAAGGGGATGATATCTTCAATATTTTCATCCTCCATCACTACTGTATTTATTTTAAAGGGAATAGAGCTCTTTTTAAGGAGATAGAAAGTTTCAATCACCTGATCGAATTGATCTCTTCGTGTAATTGATTTAAACCGGTCAGGATCGAGTGTGTCAAGACTCAGATTGACAGAGGTAATCCCTATTTCTTCCAGGCGTGAAATATAAGGGGCCAGAAGAGTGCCATTTGTAGTGATGGCAATCTTTTTAAGCTTTTTATTCTTGCTAATTGTGGATATAAAATCAATTAGATCTTTTCG encodes:
- the moaA gene encoding GTP 3',8-cyclase MoaA, which encodes MNTDHSVIYDNHGRPITYLRLSVTDRCNLRCKYCMPAKGINFLPREEILSYEELERIINILTGLGISKIRITGGEPFVRKDLIDFISTISKNKKLKKIAITTNGTLLAPYISRLEEIGITSVNLSLDTLDPDRFKSITRRDQFDQVIETFYLLKKSSIPFKINTVVMEDENIEDIIPLAELTQQYDLSVRFIEEMPFNGKGGNGSKLTWTYDKILNHLKDEYPNLKTISSGPHSTSTNYKVPNYRGKLGIIAAYSRTFCGTCNRIRIDSQGTLKTCLYDSGVLNIKDILRDGASDEEISNLFKHTFKQRPKDGFEAEKRRKEKLQESMSVIGG